Proteins from a genomic interval of Mycolicibacterium grossiae:
- a CDS encoding TetR/AcrR family transcriptional regulator: MAIEERRERDRAARRRLIVTTARRLAEAEGWDAVTTRRLATEIEYSQPVLYKHFGGMDAIADAVALDGFTELGEAMRSARSGADTAGAHPALARVSRAYLDFARENPSLYDAMFTRTTSVRFAVDDTPPELTGAFAELRAAVAAIADGQDADTLTEVVWAALHGLVALDRAGRLRPDHVAERVDLLVSRFARAAQ; the protein is encoded by the coding sequence ATGGCCATCGAGGAACGGCGGGAGCGCGACCGGGCCGCCCGGCGGCGGTTGATCGTCACCACCGCGCGTCGACTCGCCGAGGCCGAGGGGTGGGACGCGGTGACGACCCGTCGGCTGGCCACCGAGATCGAGTACAGCCAGCCCGTGCTGTACAAGCACTTCGGCGGCATGGACGCGATCGCCGACGCGGTCGCCCTCGACGGCTTCACCGAGTTGGGCGAGGCCATGCGTTCCGCACGGTCCGGTGCCGACACGGCGGGCGCGCACCCCGCCCTCGCCAGGGTCTCCCGGGCATACCTCGACTTCGCGCGCGAGAACCCGTCGCTGTACGACGCCATGTTCACTCGGACGACGAGCGTGCGGTTCGCCGTCGACGACACTCCCCCGGAGTTGACCGGCGCCTTCGCCGAATTGCGCGCCGCCGTCGCCGCGATCGCCGACGGCCAGGACGCCGACACCCTGACCGAGGTGGTGTGGGCCGCCCTGCACGGTCTCGTCGCCCTCGATCGCGCGGGACGATTGCGCCCCGACCACGTCGCCGAACGCGTCGACCTGCTCGTCTCGCGCTTCGCGCGCGCGGCGCAGTGA
- a CDS encoding DUF1772 domain-containing protein produces MTLDLLARITAVIAVLGTAVVYGTDVFCALVLRPALAAVDDRVLVTVTGKVHRFGDRRMPVPGVLGIAASAASAALAAAASHWWQAAAAGAAFVLLLVWLAIYVRISAPVNRVLTAASDDGRSLPDGRALQARWDGAINARATVQGLAVAGLCVALLA; encoded by the coding sequence ATGACCCTCGACCTGCTCGCCCGCATCACTGCCGTCATCGCCGTACTCGGCACCGCGGTGGTGTACGGGACCGACGTGTTCTGCGCCCTCGTGCTGCGGCCCGCACTGGCGGCGGTCGACGATCGCGTGCTCGTCACGGTCACCGGGAAGGTGCACCGCTTCGGCGATCGACGGATGCCGGTGCCCGGCGTCCTGGGCATCGCCGCCTCGGCCGCGAGTGCGGCACTGGCCGCTGCGGCGTCGCACTGGTGGCAGGCCGCGGCGGCCGGCGCGGCCTTCGTCCTGTTGCTCGTCTGGCTGGCGATCTACGTCCGCATCAGCGCACCCGTCAACCGGGTGCTCACCGCGGCGTCCGACGATGGGCGGTCACTGCCCGACGGTCGTGCGCTGCAGGCCCGCTGGGATGGGGCGATCAACGCCCGCGCGACGGTGCAGGGCCTCGCCGTGGCCGGGCTGTGCGTCGCCCTGCTCGCCTGA
- a CDS encoding NIPSNAP family protein yields the protein MMQLRIYTLRSPEALQRYAAVHWARHVATFAAFGITTHGVWTEHGGTAPRLVALIGCPPGADPDDVTRRVMGTADMAGFDVTDIVDVQTTLLDPTSFSPVR from the coding sequence ATGATGCAACTGCGGATCTACACCCTCCGTTCACCCGAGGCCCTGCAGCGCTATGCCGCCGTGCACTGGGCCCGTCACGTTGCCACTTTCGCCGCCTTCGGCATCACCACCCACGGCGTGTGGACCGAACACGGCGGCACCGCACCCCGACTCGTGGCGCTGATCGGCTGCCCGCCGGGAGCCGACCCCGACGACGTCACGCGACGCGTCATGGGTACCGCCGACATGGCGGGTTTCGACGTCACCGACATCGTCGACGTGCAGACCACCCTGCTCGATCCGACATCCTTCTCACCCGTCCGATAG
- a CDS encoding DUF4267 domain-containing protein, which translates to MITIGFVLAGILAAAIIAIGARFLVAPAVAATGYGVPAEGSGAYLSAKGVRDIASGLLVAVAMTHGDAHLLGALVLAATVIPVADAAIVLRHGGARSIAYGVHGGTAAVMLATAALLLLG; encoded by the coding sequence GTGATCACCATCGGCTTCGTCCTCGCCGGCATCCTGGCCGCCGCCATCATCGCCATCGGCGCCCGCTTCCTCGTGGCACCCGCCGTCGCCGCCACCGGTTACGGCGTTCCCGCCGAGGGCAGCGGCGCGTACCTCAGCGCCAAGGGCGTGCGGGACATCGCGTCCGGACTCCTCGTCGCCGTCGCGATGACGCACGGCGACGCCCACCTGCTCGGCGCGCTCGTGCTGGCGGCCACCGTCATCCCGGTCGCCGACGCCGCGATCGTGCTGCGCCACGGCGGCGCGAGGTCCATCGCGTACGGCGTGCACGGCGGCACGGCCGCGGTCATGCTCGCCACGGCGGCGCTACTGCTGCTCGGCTAG
- a CDS encoding MarR family winged helix-turn-helix transcriptional regulator, which translates to MAHDDDPQWLSPREKEAWTSLISVLLLLPGRLEAPLRQVDLTLFEYLTLSHVSEAPGRRIRMSELAFLANGSLSRLSNVVKRFEQRGWMLRYPDPDDGRYTIAELTDVGHRLVVKAAPIHVRSVRELVLDRLSAADQRALTHIAATLRIRLGEE; encoded by the coding sequence ATGGCGCACGACGACGATCCGCAGTGGCTGAGTCCCCGGGAGAAGGAAGCGTGGACGAGTCTCATCTCGGTCCTGCTGCTGCTGCCCGGTCGGCTCGAGGCCCCGCTGCGGCAGGTCGACCTGACGCTGTTCGAGTACCTGACGCTGAGTCACGTCTCCGAGGCGCCCGGGCGACGTATTCGCATGAGCGAGTTGGCGTTTCTGGCGAACGGATCCCTGTCCCGGTTGTCGAACGTGGTCAAGCGCTTCGAGCAGCGCGGGTGGATGCTCCGCTACCCCGATCCGGACGACGGCCGCTACACCATCGCCGAACTGACCGACGTCGGTCATCGCCTCGTCGTGAAGGCGGCGCCGATCCACGTCCGGTCGGTCCGCGAACTCGTCCTCGATCGCCTGTCGGCCGCCGACCAGCGGGCACTCACCCACATCGCCGCGACACTGCGCATCCGGTTGGGCGAGGAGTGA
- a CDS encoding RidA family protein, giving the protein MNEVKDRAGVEFFVTPGYGEMLRAERHYSQAVRIGDRVEISGQGGWDDALNFPESLTAEIERAFENVSRTLESAGASWADVVHVNSYHVATETDSIGAAHNDVMIEQLRRWMPERAPIWTETGVTALGAPGMRVEIRVTAIVGARGTASPE; this is encoded by the coding sequence ATGAATGAAGTCAAAGATCGGGCAGGGGTCGAGTTCTTCGTCACGCCGGGATACGGCGAGATGTTGCGCGCGGAACGGCATTACAGTCAGGCGGTTCGGATCGGAGACCGGGTGGAGATCTCCGGGCAGGGCGGCTGGGACGACGCCCTGAACTTCCCGGAGTCGCTCACCGCCGAGATCGAGCGGGCCTTCGAGAACGTGTCTCGGACGCTCGAGTCCGCGGGCGCGTCGTGGGCGGACGTGGTGCACGTCAACTCGTATCACGTGGCTACCGAAACGGATTCGATCGGTGCCGCACACAACGACGTGATGATCGAGCAACTGCGTCGGTGGATGCCGGAGCGGGCACCGATCTGGACCGAAACCGGCGTCACCGCCCTCGGGGCGCCCGGGATGCGGGTCGAGATCCGCGTCACCGCCATCGTCGGCGCCCGGGGGACCGCGTCGCCCGAGTGA
- a CDS encoding NAD(P)-dependent oxidoreductase, which translates to MRVTVLGTGAMGAGMAQSLLREGVEVMVWNRTAERSEPLADDGATVALDPVAAVADADVVVAMLFDTAATLDVMNTVLPHVRDGAVFVQCATVGVEGASQTAALAAHHGVAFLDCPVLGTKAPAEQGKLVMLASGDPGLRDRVQPAFDAMASKTIWVGTEPGEGSKLKLVCNAWIGALAAAVGQSMALAKGLGVDQRLMLEAFDGSAAGSPYLQMKGAAIIDDAYAPQFSVDGVRKDVGLIREAITDARVSTALIDGVRAAFDAASAAGHGNDDMAAVYFGY; encoded by the coding sequence ATGCGAGTCACGGTTCTGGGTACGGGCGCCATGGGCGCCGGCATGGCGCAGTCGCTGCTGCGCGAGGGCGTCGAGGTGATGGTGTGGAACCGCACCGCCGAGCGATCCGAGCCGCTTGCCGACGACGGCGCGACCGTCGCCCTGGATCCGGTGGCGGCCGTCGCCGACGCCGACGTCGTGGTGGCGATGCTGTTCGACACGGCGGCCACCCTCGACGTCATGAACACCGTGTTGCCGCACGTTCGCGACGGTGCGGTGTTCGTCCAGTGTGCGACCGTCGGCGTCGAGGGCGCGTCGCAGACGGCGGCGCTCGCCGCCCACCACGGCGTGGCCTTCCTCGACTGTCCGGTGCTCGGGACGAAGGCGCCCGCGGAGCAGGGCAAACTCGTCATGTTGGCGTCGGGCGATCCAGGGTTGCGCGACCGCGTCCAGCCGGCGTTCGACGCCATGGCGAGCAAGACGATCTGGGTGGGCACCGAACCCGGCGAGGGCTCGAAACTGAAGCTGGTCTGCAACGCGTGGATCGGCGCCCTCGCCGCGGCCGTCGGGCAGTCGATGGCGCTCGCCAAGGGCCTCGGCGTGGACCAGCGCTTGATGCTGGAGGCGTTCGACGGGTCGGCCGCCGGCTCGCCCTATCTGCAGATGAAGGGCGCGGCGATCATCGACGACGCCTACGCGCCGCAATTCAGCGTCGACGGTGTCCGCAAGGACGTCGGGCTCATCCGCGAGGCCATCACCGACGCGCGCGTGTCGACGGCCCTGATCGACGGCGTACGTGCCGCCTTCGACGCCGCCAGTGCGGCCGGTCACGGGAACGACGACATGGCCGCTGTCTACTTCGGTTACTAG
- a CDS encoding alpha/beta hydrolase, with amino-acid sequence MRAAAAGVLDAGSISLLSGWLPVAAQVVAIALVVLATGWRTRRWRLTCVPLAVGVGVLTAGATYAYVETSGISGDVPAPTSLYAWVALSGFAVGVVGLGWLRTPWWRRLTSVLSVVAALLCVALALNVWTGYVPTVGSGWDQVTGKPLVGEIDERTALDMRLRGEKPAEGGAIVSISTPDDASGFLHREELVYLPPAWFTSPPPTLPAVVMIGGQLGTPADWFRAGGAKHVIDDFAAAHDGYAPVFVFPDVAGDFTNDTECVNSSRGNAADHVIREVIPFVTSHFAVSRDRANWGVAGWSMGGTCAVTLAAKYPDSFGAFLDIDGDAFPNAGESEQDTIDRLFGGDAAAFRSWDPALVMAAHGPYPPMAGWINVSEDTETILRTAAAQAGTDPGPRPYPGNRTTIANYLCRVASSNGIDCSVVSIPGEHDWPSGAKAFTAALPWLAGAVGSPDAPKVPLPGVPPRS; translated from the coding sequence ATGCGGGCAGCTGCAGCGGGTGTGCTGGACGCCGGCAGCATCTCGCTGCTGTCGGGGTGGCTGCCGGTCGCTGCGCAGGTCGTCGCGATCGCTCTGGTGGTGCTCGCGACCGGCTGGCGGACGCGGCGCTGGCGGCTGACCTGCGTGCCGCTCGCGGTCGGCGTAGGAGTCCTGACCGCCGGTGCCACGTACGCCTACGTCGAGACCTCGGGCATCTCCGGCGACGTCCCGGCGCCCACATCGCTCTACGCGTGGGTGGCGTTGAGCGGGTTTGCGGTCGGCGTCGTGGGGTTGGGCTGGCTCCGCACTCCGTGGTGGCGCCGGCTGACGTCGGTGCTGTCGGTCGTCGCGGCGCTGCTGTGCGTCGCGCTGGCGTTGAACGTGTGGACCGGCTACGTGCCCACCGTCGGCAGCGGGTGGGATCAGGTGACGGGCAAGCCCCTGGTGGGCGAGATCGACGAGCGGACGGCGCTCGACATGCGGCTGCGCGGCGAGAAACCCGCCGAGGGCGGCGCGATCGTGTCGATCAGCACCCCGGACGACGCGTCGGGGTTCCTTCACCGCGAGGAACTGGTCTACCTTCCGCCGGCATGGTTCACCAGCCCGCCGCCGACGTTGCCCGCCGTGGTCATGATCGGCGGCCAGCTGGGCACGCCCGCCGACTGGTTCCGGGCGGGCGGCGCCAAGCACGTCATCGACGACTTCGCGGCCGCACACGACGGCTACGCGCCGGTGTTCGTCTTCCCCGACGTCGCCGGGGACTTCACCAACGACACCGAATGCGTCAACAGCTCGCGTGGGAACGCCGCCGACCACGTGATCCGCGAGGTCATCCCCTTCGTCACGTCGCACTTCGCCGTCAGCCGCGACCGCGCGAACTGGGGCGTCGCCGGCTGGTCGATGGGCGGTACCTGCGCGGTGACACTCGCGGCGAAGTACCCCGACTCCTTCGGCGCCTTCCTCGACATCGACGGCGACGCGTTCCCCAATGCCGGTGAGTCCGAGCAGGACACCATCGACCGGCTCTTCGGCGGCGATGCCGCGGCGTTCCGGTCGTGGGACCCGGCGCTGGTGATGGCGGCGCACGGGCCCTATCCCCCGATGGCGGGATGGATCAACGTCTCCGAGGACACCGAGACGATCCTGCGCACGGCGGCTGCGCAGGCCGGGACCGACCCCGGACCGCGGCCCTATCCGGGGAACCGCACGACGATCGCCAACTACCTGTGCCGCGTCGCGAGCAGCAACGGCATCGACTGCTCGGTGGTCAGCATCCCCGGCGAGCACGACTGGCCCTCCGGCGCCAAGGCGTTCACGGCGGCGCTGCCCTGGCTCGCGGGGGCGGTGGGCAGTCCCGACGCGCCGAAGGTTCCGCTACCGGGCGTGCCGCCGCGTTCCTGA
- a CDS encoding TetR/AcrR family transcriptional regulator, producing the protein MASAATEDSGTASRPETTRDVILRTAKRVFLERGYEQTSMDEIALRSGVARRTLYNQFASKKALFDATMARAWERMTLDALTGSTVEARPPEVVLREIGRAIAAFWAPPEAVALLRLVIWESARFPELGESFLHNGRAPARRAVTRYVERLSEHPDFAIDDPELAATAFLDVILGEVVLERLVVTSAPPLDEGRCARVVDEAVALFLARHRR; encoded by the coding sequence ATGGCCAGCGCTGCGACCGAGGACTCCGGCACCGCGTCTCGACCGGAGACCACCCGCGACGTCATCCTGCGGACGGCCAAACGGGTGTTCCTCGAGCGGGGCTACGAGCAGACGAGCATGGATGAGATCGCCCTTCGGTCCGGTGTCGCGCGGCGCACCCTCTACAACCAATTCGCCAGCAAGAAGGCGCTGTTCGACGCGACCATGGCACGTGCGTGGGAGCGCATGACCCTCGACGCCCTCACCGGCAGCACCGTGGAAGCGCGGCCGCCCGAGGTGGTCCTGCGCGAGATTGGGCGCGCCATCGCCGCGTTCTGGGCACCGCCGGAGGCCGTTGCGCTGCTTCGCCTGGTGATCTGGGAAAGCGCGCGGTTTCCCGAACTGGGCGAGAGCTTCCTGCACAACGGTCGCGCTCCGGCCCGTCGGGCGGTGACGCGCTACGTCGAACGGCTGAGCGAGCACCCCGACTTCGCCATCGACGACCCCGAGTTGGCCGCCACCGCATTCCTCGACGTCATCCTCGGCGAGGTCGTGCTCGAACGGCTGGTCGTGACCTCCGCACCACCCCTCGACGAGGGTCGGTGCGCGAGGGTCGTCGACGAAGCGGTGGCGCTGTTCCTGGCGCGCCATCGCCGATGA
- a CDS encoding BTAD domain-containing putative transcriptional regulator, whose product MTSTSGIRIGLFGPLTVHRGEAPIDLRGPQSRAVLARLAVAGGDVVSTDRLIDDIWSGEPPPKALGGLQAHVSHLRRALEPDRPRRTPARILVSSPPGYALRLPTDAVDAWRFEALLRDADAAADADSRARLLRAALDCWTGAVLPEFVDAEWAATASVRLTGLRAAAVERYAATGLDLGWDVALLGELERHVADEPLREEAVRLLAMALYRAGRQGDALAHLRAARRRLADDLGVEPGPALRALESDILTQSAALLGPAANPAAATSASSRAATTAPPRSGHDDRHRATLVGRSAELRRIDAAADAVVARGFGAVWVGADAGAGKTTLAAVAAERLTARGFAFARGRCPEVDGAPPAWAWSEVVQSLGEATTPGAGSAFDLAVAIDEVLRTTTTRGPLLIVLDDLHRADGATLQVLRHLAHDLADRPILVLGAHRGAEATTDLTATFAALAPVTLDRLDLGGLNRNGVVVLMREYAPEAGLEREPDVVDAVIDRTGGNPLFVTELIRLVAAEGGQAATVAVPAGVRDVLRRRIDRLPGSARTVLQQAAVLGREVDVDLLIRMARHAEDEVLDGLEAAVLAGLLGEPGPGRVRFTHALVRETLYEDTPRLRRARWHATALAELRAMPAPDVATLAHHALAAATAATAADAAALASAAAARALDLNAPAEAMHLAAAAVETADLADHGVPVDARVAMLIQLTRAAAQAGAVDRARPARARAVHLASAVGDDDLLLQALTAYRVPISWTVRGFGDSDDDLEQPLRRALAQHPDVDASTRVWLLVALIFETENDAAAHGMGEVLAWSEEAVAIARGSGDPTTLCAALNARAYLSLGPDLVAERETLATELLDVSRGHGLLGYEALAHWFLFLCASARTDLVEAVRQADLAVEKSTSGQLAALVQVVEVYRAVLSVLAGRLDDAQEAYRRLARRMAATGMTNAAEAAVVFELVLAFAHGDTSPLTDTMVAMHDVYPDAMIEALVLCLLDAGRLDEARARWATRTPVRRNYYWLARMALFVRAAVGVGDTEACRSAYAELLPWAGRVAGIDSGSVAFGPVDDALALLADATGRPADAARHRADADEVRARLAADLAAVGVTPRSPSPSGDTPA is encoded by the coding sequence GTGACGTCGACGAGCGGGATCCGCATCGGGCTGTTCGGGCCGCTCACCGTGCACCGCGGCGAGGCGCCGATCGATCTGCGGGGACCGCAGTCCCGCGCCGTCCTCGCCCGCCTCGCCGTCGCCGGCGGGGACGTGGTGTCGACGGACCGCCTCATCGACGACATCTGGTCCGGTGAGCCACCACCGAAGGCGCTCGGCGGCCTGCAGGCGCACGTGTCCCATCTCCGTCGCGCGCTCGAACCCGACCGGCCCCGCCGCACACCGGCGCGCATCCTCGTCAGCTCGCCGCCCGGATACGCCCTGCGGCTCCCGACCGACGCGGTCGACGCCTGGCGCTTCGAGGCGCTGCTGCGCGACGCCGACGCCGCGGCCGACGCCGACTCGCGGGCTCGGCTGCTGCGGGCGGCGCTGGACTGCTGGACCGGTGCCGTGCTGCCCGAGTTCGTGGACGCGGAGTGGGCCGCCACGGCATCGGTCCGCCTGACGGGGCTGCGGGCTGCGGCGGTCGAGCGTTACGCCGCCACCGGTCTGGACCTCGGGTGGGACGTGGCGCTGCTCGGCGAACTGGAGCGCCATGTCGCCGACGAGCCGCTGCGCGAGGAGGCCGTCCGGCTCCTCGCCATGGCCCTCTATCGCGCGGGGCGCCAAGGCGACGCGCTGGCCCACCTGCGCGCCGCCCGCCGGCGGTTGGCCGATGACCTCGGCGTGGAACCCGGGCCGGCGCTGCGCGCCCTCGAGAGCGACATCCTCACCCAGTCCGCAGCCCTGCTGGGACCGGCCGCGAACCCAGCGGCGGCGACTTCCGCATCATCGCGCGCCGCGACTACCGCCCCGCCACGCAGCGGGCACGACGACCGTCATCGAGCCACGCTCGTCGGCCGCTCCGCCGAACTGCGTCGCATCGACGCAGCCGCGGACGCGGTGGTGGCACGAGGTTTCGGTGCGGTGTGGGTGGGCGCCGACGCGGGTGCGGGGAAGACCACGCTGGCGGCCGTGGCGGCCGAGCGATTGACGGCCCGGGGCTTCGCCTTTGCGCGGGGACGCTGTCCCGAGGTCGACGGTGCCCCGCCGGCGTGGGCGTGGTCGGAGGTCGTGCAATCCCTCGGCGAGGCGACGACGCCCGGCGCCGGGTCGGCATTCGACCTCGCCGTGGCGATCGACGAGGTGCTGCGCACGACGACCACGCGGGGGCCGCTCCTGATCGTCCTCGACGACCTGCACCGGGCCGACGGCGCGACGCTGCAGGTGTTGCGCCACCTGGCCCACGACCTCGCCGACCGTCCCATCCTGGTGCTCGGCGCCCACCGCGGCGCCGAGGCCACCACAGATCTGACCGCGACCTTCGCCGCCCTGGCCCCGGTGACCCTGGACCGGCTCGACCTCGGCGGCTTGAACCGAAACGGCGTCGTCGTCCTGATGCGCGAATACGCACCGGAGGCGGGCCTGGAGCGCGAGCCCGACGTCGTCGACGCGGTCATCGACCGCACCGGCGGCAACCCGCTGTTCGTGACGGAGTTGATCCGGCTCGTCGCCGCCGAAGGAGGCCAGGCCGCCACCGTCGCCGTGCCGGCCGGTGTGCGGGACGTGTTGCGCCGCAGGATCGATCGCCTTCCCGGATCCGCGCGAACGGTGCTGCAGCAAGCCGCGGTGCTCGGTCGGGAAGTGGACGTCGACCTACTGATCCGCATGGCGCGCCACGCCGAGGACGAGGTCCTCGACGGTCTCGAGGCCGCCGTGCTGGCCGGCCTCCTCGGCGAACCCGGACCGGGCCGGGTGCGCTTCACCCACGCGCTCGTCCGGGAGACGCTCTACGAGGACACCCCCCGGCTGCGCCGCGCCCGCTGGCATGCCACGGCGCTGGCCGAACTGCGCGCGATGCCGGCCCCGGACGTCGCGACCCTCGCCCATCACGCCCTGGCTGCCGCCACCGCGGCCACCGCCGCCGACGCGGCGGCGCTCGCATCAGCCGCTGCCGCACGGGCTTTGGACCTCAACGCTCCGGCGGAGGCCATGCACCTCGCGGCGGCGGCGGTCGAAACGGCGGACCTGGCCGACCATGGCGTGCCGGTCGATGCTCGCGTGGCGATGCTGATCCAGCTCACGCGCGCAGCGGCACAGGCCGGCGCAGTCGACCGGGCCCGTCCCGCCCGCGCCCGTGCCGTGCACCTCGCGAGCGCGGTCGGTGACGACGACCTACTACTGCAGGCGCTGACGGCCTACCGGGTGCCGATCTCGTGGACCGTCCGTGGATTCGGCGACAGCGACGACGATCTCGAGCAGCCCCTGCGGCGCGCCCTGGCTCAGCACCCGGACGTCGATGCCTCGACCAGGGTGTGGCTGCTGGTGGCGTTGATCTTCGAGACGGAGAACGACGCGGCGGCCCATGGAATGGGCGAGGTCCTCGCCTGGTCGGAGGAGGCCGTGGCGATCGCACGCGGCTCGGGCGACCCGACGACGCTGTGCGCCGCACTGAACGCCCGGGCCTACCTCTCGCTGGGACCCGATCTGGTCGCCGAGCGCGAAACCCTCGCGACGGAACTGCTCGACGTGTCGCGTGGGCACGGTCTCCTCGGCTACGAGGCGCTGGCCCACTGGTTCCTGTTCCTCTGCGCCTCGGCCCGCACCGATCTCGTCGAGGCCGTCCGGCAGGCCGACCTCGCGGTCGAGAAGTCCACGAGCGGTCAGTTGGCGGCGCTGGTACAGGTCGTCGAGGTGTACCGCGCGGTGCTCAGCGTTCTTGCCGGCCGACTCGACGACGCCCAGGAGGCATACCGCCGCCTGGCGCGGCGGATGGCGGCGACCGGGATGACCAATGCCGCCGAGGCGGCCGTCGTCTTCGAGCTGGTGCTCGCGTTCGCGCACGGGGACACGTCGCCACTGACCGACACGATGGTCGCGATGCACGACGTGTATCCCGACGCGATGATCGAGGCGCTGGTGCTGTGCCTGCTCGACGCCGGACGGCTCGACGAGGCTCGCGCCCGCTGGGCGACGCGTACCCCGGTGCGGCGCAACTACTATTGGCTGGCTCGCATGGCGTTGTTCGTCCGCGCCGCGGTGGGCGTCGGCGACACTGAGGCGTGCCGCTCCGCGTACGCCGAACTGCTGCCCTGGGCGGGCCGGGTCGCCGGCATCGACTCGGGATCGGTGGCCTTCGGACCGGTCGACGATGCCCTGGCGCTGCTGGCCGACGCGACCGGCCGCCCGGCCGACGCCGCACGGCACCGTGCCGACGCCGACGAGGTGCGTGCCCGGCTCGCGGCCGACCTCGCCGCCGTCGGCGTCACCCCCAGATCGCCTTCTCCATCCGGCGATACCCCGGCCTGA
- a CDS encoding hemerythrin domain-containing protein, which yields MNTEPAATRQSHTTIDAAVPDVLGMQIAHRVMLRDLDRATGMAMAMADGGVPVTRRRARAFVRYLGLMAESIHHHHRAEDDVLWPVIEQRAGSHIDLTALTEDHEALDPKLDGLRNAVSQFGSDASRRTAGVLASRLVEVRTMLVEHIAEEERDTFPVIRCYLSVADWRDVENRIRKHGARMSFELPRIAAAVTPAELGRLKADAGPMIDVLLFFVRPGYRRMEKAIWG from the coding sequence GTGAACACCGAACCCGCCGCCACCCGGCAGTCCCACACCACGATCGACGCGGCCGTCCCCGACGTCCTCGGCATGCAGATCGCCCACCGGGTGATGCTGCGCGACCTCGACCGCGCCACGGGCATGGCGATGGCGATGGCCGACGGCGGCGTGCCCGTCACCCGCCGGCGTGCGCGCGCCTTCGTCCGTTACCTGGGACTGATGGCCGAGTCCATTCACCACCATCACCGGGCCGAGGACGACGTCCTCTGGCCGGTCATCGAGCAGCGCGCCGGATCGCACATCGACCTGACGGCACTGACCGAGGACCACGAAGCGCTCGACCCCAAGCTCGACGGTTTGCGAAACGCCGTGTCGCAGTTCGGCTCCGATGCGTCTCGTCGGACGGCCGGCGTCCTCGCGTCGCGACTGGTGGAGGTGCGGACCATGCTCGTCGAGCACATCGCCGAGGAAGAACGCGATACGTTCCCGGTCATCCGCTGCTACCTGTCCGTGGCCGACTGGCGGGACGTCGAGAACCGCATCCGCAAGCACGGCGCCCGCATGAGCTTCGAACTGCCGCGCATCGCCGCGGCCGTCACCCCGGCGGAACTGGGCAGGCTCAAGGCGGACGCCGGCCCGATGATCGACGTCCTGCTGTTCTTCGTCAGGCCGGGGTATCGCCGGATGGAGAAGGCGATCTGGGGGTGA